The Setaria italica strain Yugu1 chromosome IX, Setaria_italica_v2.0, whole genome shotgun sequence genome has a window encoding:
- the LOC101758501 gene encoding tetraspanin-10 isoform X1: MNIGTGIAYESCIVILGQILALLVVGFGFWMSTHNDECRRSLTIPVIALGGVIFLISLVGFLGAWKNISCLLWTYLIMLFVVLVAIMVFTVLAFIITNTGTGHVVPGARYKEYRLQDYSSWFVKQLNDTEKWTHLRSCLVKSDDCNNLSKRYKTLKQYKLAELTPMESGCCCPPAECGYPALNASYFDLSYHPVSTNIDCKLYKNARSVKCYDCDSCKAGVAQYMKTEWRVVAIFNVILFVILSFVYFVGCCARRNAGGSDAKGRGR; this comes from the exons ATGAACATAGGGACAGGTATTGCTTACGAATCTTGCATTGTTATTCTTGGACAGATACTGGCACTACTGGTGGTGGGTTTCGGGTTCTGGATGAGCACCCACAACGATGAGTGTAGGCGATCCTTGACCATCCCTGTCATAGCCCTTGGAGGAGTGATCTTTCTCAT ATCACTCGTTGGATTCCTTGGTGCTTGGAAGAACATTTCTTGCTTGCTTTGGACA TACCTAATCATGCTGTTCGTAGTCTTGGTGGCAATCATGGTCTTCACGGTACTTGC GTTTATCATAACAAATACAGGAACTGGCCATGTTGTTCCTGGGGCTAG GTATAAAGAGTACCGTCTTCAGGATTACAGCTCCTGGTTTGTCAAACAG CTCAATGACACTGAGAAATGGACTCACCTGAGAAGTTGCCTTGTGAAGTCAGATGACTGCAATAACCTGTCAAAAAGATACAAG ACTCTGAAACAATACAAGCTTGCAGAACTTACTCCCATGGAGTCCGGTTGCTGCTGCCCACCAGCCGA GTGTGGGTACCCAGCTCTGAACGCGTCCTATTTCGATCTGAGCTATCATCCGGTGAGCACCAACATCGACTGCAAGCTGTACAAGAATGCACGCTCCGTCAAGTGCTACGACTGTGATTCTTGCAA AGCTGGGGTTGCGCAGTACATGAAGACCGAGTGGCGCGTGGTTGCCATCTTCAACGTGATATTGTTCGTCATCCTG TCGTTCGTGTACTTCGTCGGCTGCTGCGCGCGGCGGAACGCTGGAGGTAGCGATGCAAAAGGTCGTGGAAGGTGA
- the LOC101758501 gene encoding tetraspanin-10 isoform X2, with translation MGSTSGFVIRWINFFTMILALLVVGFGFWMSTHNDECRRSLTIPVIALGGVIFLISLVGFLGAWKNISCLLWTYLIMLFVVLVAIMVFTVLAFIITNTGTGHVVPGARYKEYRLQDYSSWFVKQLNDTEKWTHLRSCLVKSDDCNNLSKRYKTLKQYKLAELTPMESGCCCPPAECGYPALNASYFDLSYHPVSTNIDCKLYKNARSVKCYDCDSCKAGVAQYMKTEWRVVAIFNVILFVILSFVYFVGCCARRNAGGSDAKGRGR, from the exons ATGGGCAGCACCAGCGGGTTCGTCATCAGGTGGATCAACTTCTTCACCATG ATACTGGCACTACTGGTGGTGGGTTTCGGGTTCTGGATGAGCACCCACAACGATGAGTGTAGGCGATCCTTGACCATCCCTGTCATAGCCCTTGGAGGAGTGATCTTTCTCAT ATCACTCGTTGGATTCCTTGGTGCTTGGAAGAACATTTCTTGCTTGCTTTGGACA TACCTAATCATGCTGTTCGTAGTCTTGGTGGCAATCATGGTCTTCACGGTACTTGC GTTTATCATAACAAATACAGGAACTGGCCATGTTGTTCCTGGGGCTAG GTATAAAGAGTACCGTCTTCAGGATTACAGCTCCTGGTTTGTCAAACAG CTCAATGACACTGAGAAATGGACTCACCTGAGAAGTTGCCTTGTGAAGTCAGATGACTGCAATAACCTGTCAAAAAGATACAAG ACTCTGAAACAATACAAGCTTGCAGAACTTACTCCCATGGAGTCCGGTTGCTGCTGCCCACCAGCCGA GTGTGGGTACCCAGCTCTGAACGCGTCCTATTTCGATCTGAGCTATCATCCGGTGAGCACCAACATCGACTGCAAGCTGTACAAGAATGCACGCTCCGTCAAGTGCTACGACTGTGATTCTTGCAA AGCTGGGGTTGCGCAGTACATGAAGACCGAGTGGCGCGTGGTTGCCATCTTCAACGTGATATTGTTCGTCATCCTG TCGTTCGTGTACTTCGTCGGCTGCTGCGCGCGGCGGAACGCTGGAGGTAGCGATGCAAAAGGTCGTGGAAGGTGA
- the LOC101757677 gene encoding DEAD-box ATP-dependent RNA helicase 12 (The sequence of the model RefSeq protein was modified relative to this genomic sequence to represent the inferred CDS: added 43 bases not found in genome assembly), whose translation MHQPRARYPPGYGSGGGGRGGGGGNGGGGGGGGGGGNHNYYGRNPQPQPQHHHHYQHQQPQQQQQQQQLAHRNSSHLHQQWLRRDQAAASAAGPGDAAGRTASHLDAVDSSSQDWKAQLNIPAPDTRYRTEDVTATKGNEFEDYFLKRELLMGIYEKGFERPSPIQEESIPIALTGSDILARAKNGTGKTAAFCIPALEKIDPEKNAIQVVILVPTRELALQTSQVCKELGKYLNIQVMVSTGGTSLKDDIMRLYQPVHLLVGTPGRILDLTRKGICVLKDCSMLVMDEADKLLAPEFQPSVEALIHFLPPSRQLLMFSATFPVTVKEFKEKYLPKPYVINLMDELTLKGITQYYAFVEERQKVHCLNTLFSKLQINQSIIFCNSVNRVELLAKKITELGYSCFYIHAKMLQDHRNRVFHDFRNGACRNLVCTDLFTRGIDIQAVNVVINFDFPKTSETYLHRVGRSGRYGHLGLAVNLITYEDRFNLYRIEQELGTEIKTIPPQIDLAVYCQ comes from the exons ATGCACCAGCCCAGAGCCCGCTACCCGCCAGGCtacggctccggcggcggtggacgtggcggcggaggcggcaacggaggaggaggaggaggaggaggcggtggcggaaaTCACAACTACTACGGCCGAAacccgcagccgcagccgcagcaccaccaccactaccagcaccagcagccgcagcagcagcaacagcagcagcagctcgcgCATAGGAATTCCTCGCATCTGCACCAGCAGTGGCTGCGGCGCGAccaggccgccgcctccgccgcggggcCTGGAGATGCTGCGGGGAGGACGGCGTCGCATCTCGACGCCGTAGACTCGAG TTCTCAAGATTGGAAGGCGCAATTGAATATACCAGCTCCAGATACACGCTATAGGACAGAG GATGTCACTGCAACAAAAGGCAATGAGTTTGAAGATTATTTTTTGAAACGTGAACTGCTTATGGGCATCTATGAAAAGGGGTTTGAAAGGCCATCTCCTATTCAAGAAGAAAGCATTCCAATTGCACTGACTGGAAGTGATATTCTTGCAAGAGCCAAAAATGGCACTGGgaagactgctgcattttgCATT TTGTTATACTGGTACCAACAAGGGAACTGGCTCTGCAGACTTCACAAGTCTGTAAAGAGCTTGGGAAGTACCTGAACATTCAAGTTATGGTCAGCACTGGAGGAACCAGCTTGAAGGATGACATCATGCGTTTGTACCAGCCTGTTCATTTACTCGTTGGTACTCCTGGCCGAATACTGGATCTTACCAGAAAGGGCATTTGTGTGCTAAAAGATTGTTCGATGCTCGTCATGGATGAG GCTGACAAGCTATTAGCTCCAGAGTTCCAGCCTTCTGTAGAGGCGCTTATTCATTTCCTTCCACCTAGTCGGCAACTGTTGATGTTTTCGGCAACATTTCCTGTAACTGTCAAGGAATTCAAAGAGAAATATCTGCCTAAACCTTACGTTATTAATCTTATGGATGAACTGACCTTGAAAGGAATCACTCAATACTATGCTTTTGTTGAAGAAAGGCAGAAAGTCCATTGCCTGAATACGCTTTTCTCTAAG CTTCAAATTAATCAATCCATTATATTCTGCAACTCTGTTAATAGAGTTGAGCTACTGGCTAAGAAAATAACTGAACTTGGTTATTCATGCTTCTACATTCATGCTAAGATGTTGCAAGACCACAGAAACCGAGTGTTTCATGATTTTCGCAATGGTGCTTGCAGAAACCTTGTGTGTACAG ATCTGTTTACCAGAGGCATTGACATCCAAGCTGTTAATGTGGTCATTAATTTTGACTTCCCCAAGACCTCCGAGACATACTTGCACAGG GTTGGTCGTTCTGGTCGATACGGGCACCTTGGTTTGGCAGTGAACTTGATCACTTATGAGGACCGTTTCAACTT GTATAGGATTGAGCAAGAACTCGGAACAGAAATTAAGACAATACCTCCACAGATCGACTTGGCTGTATATTGCCAATGA